The genomic DNA gttccaaacatagatgcctaagtattttgggtgaacgttcaaagtacatttccccatctctacacacaagaggatctcatcttctgactagaaatatggccaacctttctattgttgctgtcaactcactgggcattggagttgttttttcccccaaaagaagttagacaaatgaccaactactttaggtttcagtagttgctaaacaactctattccaacagcttgttcctgttttatgacttcttttgagcttttgcatagctgtctttgtttttcttgtcatcttagcaaagtttcctctgaaagaaacgacatttaagacggaatgtaaaggaacatttaccgtgacccagaatcaaaccggggttgctgcggccacaacgctgagtactaaccactatacgatcacggcacgtttcctcagctccatctgtgatgatcagctgcaaccacacaattgtaaagatatcgacttgaaaagtgcgagagctcatcaaaaaactacatcaaaaATTTCCTTcgcgccggatttgaaccagcgacctaaggatgtcttttgagctgcctctacagtcctccgctgtactaactgagctatcgaagggtggtcaatgctggaagcaaatagtactttgtgcattgtgttttttagtgcaacgtttaatttttttctatttgatcttgttccaaacatagatgcctaagtattttgggtgaacgttcaaagtacatttccccatctctacacacaagaggatctcatcttctgactagaaatatggccaacctttctattgttgctgtcaactcactgggcattggagttgttttttcccccaaaagaagttagacaaatcaccaattacttgaggtttcagtagttgctaaacaactctattccaacagcttgttcctgttttatgacttcttttgagcttttgcatagctgttgttgaataaagattttcgattcctccagacctgtcttattatataatagcagttctggattacatctcaaatctgtatgttagtgaaaccaggcttcagggttcagctagaggtctgtgtgtggtgatttgactcctgatctcatgctgccataaatgatgtgtgtgtttcaactaatctgctatccatgacaaatttatgttgtagtttaaccttgtatcgactttttatggtgtagcctaggatgtgataagaacttcagggacacgtatagagatgtttatgtttgacttcctttgatctgagctgaagaaggaagaaggaggagggaagacccccgcccatctgactgataccggagggggctgggagaggacccaaggccggagaatgtttccgaggcaggggttgccatggagacggaagggGGGCTAGGAGGAGAGAGTTGAGGAGAATAAAAGGGTGAGGGCTCCGTGGAGAGTGGTCGGGCTCTAGCTTTTTGGGTGTTTGGGAAGAGTTCGGAGGACAACTGTAACGGTTGAGTGATCTGACCCGCTGCGTCGGGAAATCTGGAATAtttttacttcatcatataaaataaaatatttgctccTTCATATAAGGGGCTTTAAACGGAATTTCCAGCCTGGGGTCTCCAATCGTGTCGTGTAACAGCTGAAAGGTGAGGCGCTGGTTACTTTTTGATCCCGCTCCAAGAGGTTTACATTTAAACTTAAAGTCTTTAACCTGGGCATAgcataagctgcaggtgactgagTTGTGGTGAAGTTATAACAAGAGTCTTCCTTTGTGCTCCTAAAGTATGTTTGCCAGAGTCTAAATCTAGGTAAAGATGATCGCTGATTAGCTCACAGAGGTGTAAGCTCAGACTGGATTCACGCTCACACACAAATAGaattacaagtcaaccctgagacgtagtgtttattaaagagtcagctagtttgggagGATGACTTGTAACATGGCGCCCAATAACGTGGGGCTGTGATTTCGCAGTTGAGTAGAAAACAACCTGTTGTGAGCTTAGAAAGTCCGGAACTGGGAAAATTGTCCGCAAGGGCGGACAATTTGTCCCTAAGGAGCCGGCTATATTGGCCGAAGGGGGCCGCTTAGGGAGCCTATGAGTTTAGATTCTGAAGTCCAGTAGCTGGAAGTGTGTTGGAACGCACTGGTCCGGTTGGATCGGTTCCGTAGAAGTGCGTTTCTCTCCACCAGGTGCACACGGCGCAAAGGGGTTTTGTGAGAACCTCTTAGCAGAATTCTCACACGCAGGAAAGTGAGTGGCCTCGTAAAAGATTCTCACAAAATAGAATGAAGTCGCAGGTTGCAATTCCTGACCTCGTGGACGTAATCCGGGGCAGAACAGCTGAgttgctgctggtgtgtgtgcacgcacaccctGCCTTTAAAGGACAACGATTTTGATGCGAGGTGATCTTTATGAGTAAAGATACTCGTGTAACTGAGGGAAAATTTAGGGATGGCTGCAGTAAGCGAGGGAGGAAGAACGCGGTGAGAGAATGGCTGATATTGAGAGCTTGTGGGCTCGTGACGGCCCAGCTGGAGTCGGAGCGATGTTTTCTAACAGAGGTTAGTGAGTTACGCTCAGCACGTCTAGCAGATGGGTCAGATATTGATTTTCAACCCGCGTTCAATGATAAAATGCCCGCTTTATGCATGCCTGCGCCGAAATATGCTAGTTGGTTGTGCATTTCAGACTTGGTGGAGCTTGTGCAAAATAATCTGTCTGATTTTACTCATCCAGCAAGCCTTGTGCCAGATCATGATTTTCAGGTGGTGGTGAGAGGAGCTGTTGTAGATGTGGATAAAGAAATGGACAGGATTGTTCAGGGAGCTTTGATTGATGAGCAACAGAAAGCCCTTCTCAGACACGAGATGAAAACTATTAACTTTGCCAAAAAATCAAGGATGATTGTGGATTGTGCAAAGGAGAGCTATATGTAATTCAAGCTACCCCTCCCCCGTGTGTGCCTCAGAATCCAATGGGCAGGGGGGTGGAGGATTGGAACGAGTTACTTGTTGATCTGACATATAAAGTTTCTGGGATATCAATACACTCCTGAAGGGAGAAAGGTAGATGTGAAAGTTTTTGAAAACATCACGCTGCCAAAAAACCCTGCTGCAGCTTGAAGGAGTGCTGGAAAGCTGGGGTTTTATGGTGAAAATATACCAAAGCTGTCAGAAAGAATGCAGTCTCTCCAGGCCTTAAAGCGAGGGGTTAGAAGCAAGGGGGGTGAGACTGATGAGTAATGACCGTGTGCTCACAGAGGAGAGTGAGTGAGGTCATTGAACTTTGTAAAAACAGTCACTGTGCTTTTGAGCACAGagacacagaaaaacacagaatgatgttaTGGCATTCTGGGCATGGATTAAATATGTAAATAACAAGAGGACCTCTCAGAGAAATGGGAGAATTGCAGATTCTGCTCAGAAAGCAGAGCTCACAGCTGTATTAGAAGCTATGGGTACATCATGTGCGCTGAGAAAAGGTAACTTCGAGGTACGACACCAGCCGGCCCACACACTGAGTGACACCTCTGCTGCCAGAGGAAATGCTGAGGTGGACAGGCTAGTGCAGACCAGAAGGGTGATATTGGTTTTGCATGACAGTACAGAATCTGACTACGACCTGGTGAAGAAGCTGCATGAAACTATGGGGCGCCCCGGTCTTCAAAGGCTGAAGAAGTGGTGCTTGcagaatgcagtttgcatcccccATTTGGACTCTGTGCTGAGAGATGTTAAATCACACTGCGCTCTATGCTTAGAGCTGGGTAAACAACCCACAGAGAAAGTGGTTGGCGACCGTATTGGTCCAGAAGGCTTGACCTCTGTCTCTTGTGACATTGGAGAGCTGAAGAGAACACGAAGGGGCAATAAGTATTTCCTGGTGGTCAAAGGGAACAGGGGGGAGAGTATAGGAGGTATGTTCCCTTTGCCCAATATGACAGCAGGAAGGATTGCAGATTGCCTAGCGAGAATCCTGATGTGTTATCCACAAATAAAAGCTATCAGGATGGATAATGTACCACATTtcaaaaataaagttgttctggagctgctggagaatggAGGACTGATAATCCAGTGGTCCATCCCCTACAAGCCACACACAAACGGAGTGGCTGAGAGAGCAGTTCGCACCGTTAAAGAGGCGATAAAAACCTTGAACTTGAAGGAATGGGATTCTCCAGGAGCAGTTCTGGCCATTAATAAGGCTCTATTAGAACAGCCTTTGAGACAAGAAACTGCTAAAGACACACTCTCTGTCTCTCTACAGGGAGAACAAGAGAGAAGCTTCCTGCATAAAAGACCCCAGGATGGAAAAGTTGAAAAGATTGAGGGGAACCATGAAGGGAACACAATCAGATGTGCAACCCCTAACCAAAGCACAGTCTGGCTTGAAGACTGTAAAGAAATGGGTACCACTAAATGAAGGTGGAATTGCATCCCCAATATGGCTGCTGAGTGCATCAAGTTCAGGGGGGATTACATTAGGTAAAGTACGAGGGCAAAGTTGTGATGAGGAGTGCTTCAGCTGGTCAGTTTACAGACCGGGTACATGCGCAAACTGTGGCAATGAGGTTGCTGAGATAAAATGGGAAGGCCCGAGATGTCTTAAAGACAAAGTTCTGAGAAAAAATCCTTCACCCACAAATGCTGTGGAATTACATGGTGTGATGAAAGTGGCGTGGTGTGGAGATTGTTGGATGAGTAAAGCAGGCAAAACAAGAATTGGTCGTCTGGATCATCATAGTGTTGATGAATCTAGAAAATGTTGCAGAGTGGACAAAGGAAGACTCTCCAGTTGTTCCAGTTCATGTGGGGTGCGAATTTACCCTGTGGTGTTGCTGGTTCCTGAGATGAGTCACCTGTCAGGCTTGACGTGCTCCCAGGCATATTGGGAGAATTGCTTTAAAGAGATAGTGTGTACTAGAAAGGGAGGGAGTTTGAGTGAAACTTTCTCACCTTGGGGAAAGGTGCTGTGGGAAGCTACTGAACCACAGCTGTGTTGGAGAGACAGGCGAGGCAAGTTTCCTGTAACCACTGACGAGTGGGAAAGGAGACAGGTTCGTCATGAGACAACAGATAAGGATTGGTACACCTCAGCTACTGTACCAACATGTAATGACTTGTCAATAACCAGAAGTCAGGCGCAAGTATTAGTTAAAACAAAAAAAGGCTGGAGGAAGCTGGATGTCTGGAGAGACTCACTCAAGAAGAGTGATGGTGTTTTAATAGCAGTAAACTTGGAGTGGGATCGGCACGCGGAGACCCCCAGGCTATTTACAAGGGACACCGTGGCTGCGCCAAGGCCACAGGTGGATTAAGAAAAATGTGTATGATGAAGCTCTCTGCCTAATTCTCCTCGTCTCTACAGGCAGCAGAGATTCATGGATTCCTGCGGagagtgggaggaggaggagctagatCGGCTCCTCACACGACCTCCTGATAAGACTTGCTGGGAGAGTTGGAGAGGAGGTATCTTATGTTGTATCGGCTTATTAATCTGTGTGGTAGCGATATCTTTTATCTCAATGCCTGTTTCACGAGTTGTAACACTCAAGACCACGGCTGTGGTTAAAGGGTGGGTTCACAAGCGACCAGGAACCCTAGACCTGCCTAGAGTGTCGTGCTTGACTCCTCATGAGGAGAGCTTTAATGCCACTCAGTGGATGGAATATTGTAAGGCTGTTACACAGGGCTGTCCAATCCCTGATCCAGGCGAGGCCTGTAGCCCCACATCTACCGGCTGGCTGATGTGGTTAGAGCAGCTTAATAATGTCACCGACAGCCATAATTCTACTTATGGGCTGTTAGGATGGGAGGAAGGAAAGCTTAAAGTGTGGGATTTCACAGTTGATGTACAACCTGTGGAATGTATTACTAAAATCTACCATTTTGGGGTACTAACTGTCTGGGGAGAATATATAACTGGTTTTGATAAGGTTTCTGATTGCATGATATTCAGACTCCTTGCGTTCCCGAATGGAACTGCAGCTGGGAATGATAGCTGGGCAATGGAGGGGGGTTCCCTACCCCCCATGTCGCAGCTGATTGCTCCACAAGACGCAGACGCGGCTGTGACCCCTCACTTGAGGAGGCAGACGCGTGCTGCTAAAGAGCAGACGAAAGGCCACAGGCTTCCTAGTCCACAGAGTATTTGGTTGGACAGAACCAAAGCTTTTTCAGCTTACAAAATGATCCCTTTAGGAAAGGGAAAACAACTGTTACCCATGACATTGCATGTAACCCCAAAGGGAGTTAAATTAAACTTCATTCATGCTCCGCATGTGCTGAACAGGAGCTTGATAGATGGAATGACAGAATATTTTATGATCATCCCACGTCTGGCCTGGGACAAAGGAGAGGCGGATAGCGTGTGGAGATGTATTAAGAAATTAACTAGTGACCCAAAATACCCCAGAACATGGTGGAATAATTATATATGGAAGTTAATGTCCTTAGGTGGACATGTACGAGGTCCTTTTCCTGGTATGATTCCGAAAACGAGTCATGATGCATGGCTTGTGAATAGCACATCGAAGAGATGGGCTCTGAATGTGTCATATGAAATGTGGACGGAGGATGTTCATGGCTTAATGGGACATTTTGCCCCGAACGGGTTCGATAAGCCAGGGCGAGTGACAGAGTACGATGTCCTTTTTGGACAATGGTGGGCTACAAATCTGACAGAAGGGGTGTTAGAATGCAGGCCTAAAGAGAGACTCGGCTCTACAATCTTTTGGATGGCTAATTTACTGGCGTTGTTGAACCCAGCTACAGTCCCAACGATTAAAGATGTAAATGTGAAAAAAGGTGTAAATATGACTCCTCCGTTcgtgaggatggagaaacatggcAGTTTAATAGAACTGACTATGGTCCGATCTCAAGGTCCGCATCTAGATGATTTGTACTCCACCCCAGCTTATTCAAAGTTTCGGTTTATGAATATGACATGGGGGCATTATACTGGAGAGCTGCGAGACTTGGAGTATGATTATGCGTATCGCGAACAAGCTTTACGATTCAGGGAAGCACATTGGGTGCGAAATTCTCTGTTAACCAGGTGGTGTAGGTCTGATGCGTGCTTCAGAACTTTGGCCCAGCCCGCTACGAAAATTGCTGTTAGAAATGGGAAAAATGTGTATAATCCTTATGAACTGGGCGGCTTTGTTGACCCTCACGGTTACCCCCACTGGTGGCACTCAAATTGGAGCAGCTACGTCGTCTGGGACTCAGAGAATTTCCCATCATTAGGAGTAGGATGGGGTTACTTTGCCAACTCGAAAGGCCCCAAATCTTGTTTTTGTCAGGAGGACATAGATGCTGTTGAATACAGGAGCGACTTGGGTATATGGCCCTTTCAAGCATGGATTCCTGTTGGTGGGGGTCGTTGGGAGCAGAACTGTTCTGGTTCCTTTCATTTTCCCAATCGGACAGGCACATGTTGGTTGAGTGAAAGAGCTAGGATGTCTGATTGGGAATTTGTCCAGAAGGGTTTTAAAATTATTGGCCAAGGATTAACCTTAGGTATCAGAGAGGCAGTTAAGGTGGTCGCCCAGGGAGCAATGGGTGTTGCCTCTCTGATAATCTCTGAATTATGGGTTTACGCCAAGGTCCCTGTGATCGTAGGAGGGGTCCTGGTGATGTTATCTGTTTGTGTTAAACTCATGCATCTTTTGAAGTGTTTTGCCAGCTGCAGCAGGAGATCTGCTAATCAGCCCCGATGGCAGGAGGAAGGGCCTCCTGAGTCAATTAGATTGGGACCACGTGGACGCCGGGCACTGAGGAACAGAGCTGCACGCAGGTAGCATCTCCCTTGTAGAGAAAGTTCTCAAGGAATCATGGCCCGTGCAGAATCTCCACGTGAGGTATTTGAAGAAGCAGATGAGGATGTGCTGATTACCTCGGTAAGACTGTCTCTATTGGGTTAATCTTACCGGCGAGATATGCTAATATTAGATGCACAAGAGGCCTAACTGAGGACTCTTGGAATGTTGGTGTGATAACTTCTGCTTAATGCATGATGGGAGAATGATTGGTACATCCTGTTATCTGATCAGGATGGAAAGGCCCACTTATTCATTGTGGTTACTAATTTGCATGCTGTAACTTGTGTAATTCCTGCGGGAAGCAGTGAAGACCTGTGACCTGCATTAGAGATCTCTAGGATTTTTACATACCTATTAGTGGCATGTTTGATATCATTATATGGATGTGTTGTACTAACAGAATTAATGATGAAGAAGTGTCTGGCTGCATTTTGTGAGAAAGACCTGACCTCATGTTCACAGAGGATGGTAGGGTGCCGCTGACCCCTAGTGGGGTCGTAAAGGTCATGCATGACTGGTACCAGAACCAAGGTCTGtttagtgtctctgtgtgtgtttttaggttGATGAATCAGAGGATCTATTGCCTGGCCCAGACTCtcaggagatgctggtgctgCCACCCAGTGGACAGAAGCCGCTGATGAACAAGCAACGTCGGCTTGGGGTGATGCCACCCAAGAGAGTTTCACTTTACGGGCTGGTGGATAGTAAACCTGTAAGAATAAACCCGAATGGACCGTGGAACGCACATGTTTGGGAACGTATTGTGTTGGTCTCTGATGGTACCAGTCATAAAGGGACTCGAGTGGCGAGGAGGGAGAAGATTCTTCAGAGAATTACACGCTCGACTCTAGTTAAGCATTTTGATTGTGTCAGGCGCGATGTGTCGCGGGGCCAGACGCGCTTGCCCTGTCAACTCTCACATTTCAGAGAAGGCGACGTAGATTGGTGCTGGATCAGTACACCCCACAACGACTACGTGCAGGAGTGCGAAGAACCAAGGCGTGTGGTCAGGATGCAACCATCACCTGCCAAGGTGGACGTTCCGATGCAGGAAGTGAGCCCTCCGGAGTTCGATCTGCGTCGGCAGCTTCAGGCCGCTCCGTCTGTCCAGGCCATGGTGCCACCAGTGATGAATGCAATAAATCCACATGTTTACTTGTATCCAGGAAATTTGAATATGCAGTATTTCCCGCAGTTTATGCCATTTAACGAAGCTTGGTttcaaggggggtgttgaataaagattttcgattcctccagacctgtcttattatataatagcagttctggattacatctcaaatctgtatgttagtgaaaccaggcttcagggttcagctagaggtctgtgtgtggtgatttgactcctgatctcatgctgccataaatgatgtgtgtgtttcaactaatctgctatccatgacaaatttatgttgtagtttaaccttgtatcgactttttatggtgtagcctaggatgtgataagaacttcagggacacgtatagagatgtttatgtttgacttcctttgatctgagctgaagaaggaagaaggaggagggaagacccccgcccatctgactgataccggagggggctgggagaggacccaaggccggagaatgtttccgaggcaggggttgccatggagacggaagggGGGCTAGGAGGAGAGAGTTGAGGAGAATAAAAGGGTGAGGGCTCCGTGGAGAGTGGTCGGGCTCTAGCTTTTTGGGTGTTTGGGAAGAGTTCGGAGGACAACTGTAACGGTTGAGTGATCTGACCCGCTGCGTCGGGA from Nothobranchius furzeri strain GRZ-AD chromosome 10, NfurGRZ-RIMD1, whole genome shotgun sequence includes the following:
- the LOC139072129 gene encoding uncharacterized protein — encoded protein: MDSCGEWEEEELDRLLTRPPDKTCWESWRGGILCCIGLLICVVAISFISMPVSRVVTLKTTAVVKGWVHKRPGTLDLPRVSCLTPHEESFNATQWMEYCKAVTQGCPIPDPGEACSPTSTGWLMWLEQLNNVTDSHNSTYGLLGWEEGKLKVWDFTVDVQPVECITKIYHFGVLTVWGEYITGFDKVSDCMIFRLLAFPNGTAAGNDSWAMEGGSLPPMSQLIAPQDADAAVTPHLRRQTRAAKEQTKGHRLPSPQSIWLDRTKAFSAYKMIPLGKGKQLLPMTLHVTPKGVKLNFIHAPHVLNRSLIDGMTEYFMIIPRLAWDKGEADSVWRCIKKLTSDPKYPRTWWNNYIWKLMSLGGHVRGPFPGMIPKTSHDAWLVNSTSKRWALNVSYEMWTEDVHGLMGHFAPNGFDKPGRVTEYDVLFGQWWATNLTEGVLECRPKERLGSTIFWMANLLALLNPATVPTIKDVNVKKGVNMTPPFVRMEKHGSLIELTMVRSQGPHLDDLYSTPAYSKFRFMNMTWGHYTGELRDLEYDYAYREQALRFREAHWVRNSLLTRWCRSDACFRTLAQPATKIAVRNGKNVYNPYELGGFVDPHGYPHWWHSNWSSYVVWDSENFPSLGVGWGYFANSKGPKSCFCQEDIDAVEYRSDLGIWPFQAWIPVGGGRWEQNCSGSFHFPNRTGTCWLSERARMSDWEFVQKGFKIIGQGLTLGIREAVKVVAQGAMGVASLIISELWVYAKVPVIVGGVLVMLSVCVKLMHLLKCFASCSRRSANQPRWQEEGPPESIRLGPRGRRALRNRAARR